A window from Cygnus olor isolate bCygOlo1 chromosome 13, bCygOlo1.pri.v2, whole genome shotgun sequence encodes these proteins:
- the KCNE5 gene encoding potassium voltage-gated channel subfamily E regulatory beta subunit 5 — MNCSEARRLQALLGSLLRELRRGTNGSAVAGQGPGADASLYILLIMVFYGCLAGALILAYTRSRKLESKHDPYHLYIERDWGRGGPGQPAEEGGPAEEQRLM, encoded by the coding sequence ATGAACTGCAGCGAGGCGCGGCGGCTGCAGGCGCTGCTGGGGTCATTGCTGCGGGAGCTGCGCCGCGGCACCAACGGGAGCGCGGTGGCCGGCCAGGGGCCGGGGGCAGATGCCTCGCTGTACATCCTGCTCATCATGGTCTTCTACGGCTGCCTGGCCGGGGCGCTCATCCTGGCCTACACCCGCTCGCGAAAGCTGGAGTCCAAGCACGACCCCTACCACCTGTATATCGAGCGCGACTGGGGCCGCGGTGGCCCCGGGCAGCCGGCCGAGGAGGGCGGCCCCGCCGAGGAGCAGCGGCTGATGTGA